A region of the Fusobacteria bacterium ZRK30 genome:
CCCTAAATAAAAAGCTGCAAATATTGCTCCAGGGATCCCTACCATCCATAGAGCTATAAGGTTTATCCCCATGGCGAATTTTGTATCTCCTCCACCTCTTAAAACTCCTACCATCTTTGTCATACTAAGTGCTTTAAATGGGAAAGATATACAGAATGCTATCAATGTGTATTTACCAAGTCTCAATACATTTTCATCTACATTATACATCCCAACTAACTTAGAAGAGAATAAACCTAGAGGAATTGCCAAAAGAAGTGCTAAACCAAATGAAACTTTATAGAATTTCTTACCGTCAGAATAAGCTTCCTCCAATTTTCCCTGTCCTATTTTATGAGCTATCATTACTGTAGCTGCATTGGCAAATCCAATTATTCCAACTACCGCTAATCTCTCAAAACTATTCTCTATATTTATCGCAGCCAACGACTCTGTTCCTATCCTGCCATAAACAGCACTATACACAGTCTGTCCCAATGCCCATAAGATATCATTCACTATAACGGCTCCTGCAGTCACAACAAATAACTTTAATACAACCATATCAAAACTAAAGAATTCTTTTAGTTTTATAGCTATAGGGTATCTTCTTCTATAGATGACCGCTACTACCACTACACACTCTACCCCACGGGCTATAGAAGTGGCTAATGCGGCACCTTCTACCCCTAATTCCGGGAATCCATAATTACCAAATATGAGTAGGTAATTTAATACAATATTTACCACCAACGATAAAAAACTTGTCAACATAGGCAGCTGACTCTCTCCTAACCCTCTGAGTAGTATAGAAAATGAAAATGATACCGCTGAAGCCACATATGACCAGGCTACTACCTTAAGATATTTTGAAGCAGTGACTATAACCAATGGATCTTTTGTATAGAGTCCAATGATGTACTCCGGTGTAATATATGAAATAAACCAAAAACATAGAGCCATCAATATACTCAGTATAGTAGATATAGATACGATATATTTCACCTTAGAATAATCCTTCTTACCATGGTATTGAGCAATAAATACAGCTGCTCCACTATTTACTCCCATTATAAATGTTGTCATCAAGAATACTATTTGATTAGCCAAACCTAAGGATGCCACCTGCATCCCTCCTAATTTCCCAATCATAAATACATCTGCCATATTTACAGATGCCAATATTAAACTTTGAATTGTTATTGGCAGTGCCAATATTAGTAACGTTTTGTAAAAACTTCTCTTCATTTTTCCCTCCTAAAAATATATAAACACAAAAAAAAGGCCAACTTTAAAAAGTTGACCCATAAAGGTTCAACTTAAAATATCAATTCACAGGATGAGCTTTAGCTTAATGATACTCCTGTAGCACCAATGAGATGGACAATTCTGCCTAACGACACTCTCACAGCACCATTGAATCGACTATTTCAAGTCAAACAATGTATTTAATTTTATATTACGATGCACATTATACTACTAGTTTTTATTTTTGTCAACCAAATCGACTTATAAAATTATAAAGAATATATACCGATCATTTCTATATTTCAGAGGAACCTTTTTTCCCTTTTTATAAATTAATTTTTTATATAAAAAATTTAATTTTACGTCACCTTTACCCTAAATAGGTCTTCTTTTTACATGGTTTTGTTATAGTAATTTTAGGATCAAATACAAATATAAAACAGGAGGAAAAAATGAAAAAAATCTTAAGTGGAGTAATGTTTTTTTGGATATCGGTGATGGCTTTAGCTGCACCAAAGTATGTATTTATGTTTATCGGTGACGGATTAGGAGCTTCACAGAGGCAGATGGCAGAATATTACGTTCAGCAGGAAAAAGGAGAAAATTATAAACTTACAATGAATCAAATGCCTGTAGTAGGTATCAACACCACCCATTCCCTGGATAATTTAGTTACAGATTCTGCTGCTGCAGGAACAGCTCTTGCTACAGGCCAGAAGACAGATAACGGTATGATAGCAACTCTTCCTGATGGTAGAGAAGTAAAGAGTTCATTAAAATATGCCCAGGAAAAGGGAAAAGCAGTGGGAGTAATAACCACTACCAGGGTAACTCATGCCACTCCAGCATCATTTGTTGCCCAAAACATAAATAGAGGCAACGAAAATGAGATCGCAGAAGATTTTATAATCAGCAATGTTGATTTTATAGCAGGAGGAGGATATAGGCACTTTGTTTCTCCTGGCGAAGATAGTTCTAAAAGGACAAAAGGAAACTTAGTAGCCGAACTTCAAAAAAATGGATATAAAACATTTATAGGAGAGAACTCCGCAAAAGATTTAAAAAAATATAAAGCTAAAAAAAACGAAAAAGTATTTATAGCCTTAACACCATCCCACCTTCCATACGAGGTCGATCGTATGAATAACCACAAAGATCAGCCTTCTCTGGCAGATCTTACAAATAAAGGTATCGATGTATTGGAAGCTAGAAATAAAAATGGATTTTTTATGGTAGTTGAAGGCGGGAGAATAGATCACGCTTCCCACGCCAATGATGTAGCTGGAACTGTCCATGACACCCTTGCATTTGATGAAGCTATTCAGGTAGCTATGAAATTTTATAACAACCATAAAGATGAAACCCTTATTGTTATAGCAGGAGATCATGAAACTGGAGGATTGGGAATGGGAGTTGGATTTAAAAATATAGTAAATCCTACAATTATCGATAATATTAAGGTTTCCATCGAAGATACTCTCCAAAAAAAATATAACGGAAATAGAAATGAGTACTTTAAATATATAAGTAAGAACTTTGACTTAAATAATCTGACAAAAGAGGAAAAATTAAAAATAACAAGAGCCATGGATGCAGAGGATGAAAATAAAAAAGATAATAAATCATATGGGACTTATAAACCCACATCCATTGCAGTGGCTCATATTGTAAATGAAAGAGCAGGAGTTGGATTTACAACCTTTGATCACACAGGATCTCAAATCCCCCTCTCGGCAATAGGAACAAATTCTGAATCATTTGGTGGTTTCAAAGATAATACTGAAATCGGAGATGAAATGATAAAACTTTATAATTAGGAGGTCCTATGAGGAACAATCATATAATTTTATTATCATTTATGATCGCTATGTTTCTATATTTTACAAAGGAAAATATATTGGAACCAAATGAATATCTAGCCAGGGTAGTCTCTATCAATAACAATGAATTAATACAAAGAGGTATTTCAAAAATTGGTTCTCAAAATTTAGAAATAAAAGTATTATCTAAGGATCGAAAAGGGGAGAGACTAAAGACACTAAATCGATTGAATGGAAGTGCAGAATATGATGAATTTTATGAAGTTGGAGACAAGATGCTGGTAAGAATAGTAGAAAGCAACAATAAATTAATTATCAACCCTATCTCTTTATATAGAGTTCCTACCCTCTTATTCTTACTGGGAATATTTGCGATTTCTTTAATCCTATATGCCAAAAAAGTAGGGTTTAAGTCCCTTCTTTCATTTTTGGCAGCTATTGGAATGATATATTATCACCTCATTCCAAGAATTTTAAAGGGAAGTTCTCCTATGATGACTACTTTTATCTTTATTTCAATTTTAACAGGGGTAATTGTGTTTTCAGTAGCAGGATTCAGCAAGAGAGGAGGAGTGGCTTTTTTAGGGACTATAACCGGGCTTGTCGCAGCTTTTTTAATGACACAACTTTTCTTGGATACCCTATCCTTTACCGGTTTAACTATGACAATGTCTCAAGCCCTTGTTGCAGCAGGCAACTTCCACATAAATTTAGTAGAAATTCTCTATAGTGGAATAATCATAAGTGCTTCTGGAGCAGCTATGGATATTGCTATGGATATGGCTGTCAGTATGGAGGAGATCTTGGAAAATTCACCTAATATCTCTAAAAAAAGTTTAATTAAATCAGGCTTTAACATAGGAAATGCTGTAATAGGAACCATGTCTACAACCTTACTTTTAGCTTATACTGGGGGAAATATTACAATGATGATGCTGCTAGTTGACAGAGGATTATCTTTAAACACAATTTTGAATAGTAAATTAGTTGCAGTTGAAATCGCTAAAACCCTTATAGGAACTACATCTCTTCTAATCGTAGCTCCGGTAACAGCTTTTATTGCGGCCTATGTATATATGTATAATCCTAGAATTATAGCTAAAAAAGTAGTGAAATGTTAAAAGCAGCCCTCTGGGCTGCTTTTTTTATTCTTGGGGAGATATAAAATATTCATCATTAATCTTGGTAACTTTAACCTTTACTTCGTATAAATTTTCTAAAATCTCACTTTTAAAAGTACTTTCCTTATCTCCAAAGTGAAGCTGTCTGCCATTTTTTAATAACAATAATTTATCACAAAATCTCCCTATCAAGCTTAAGTCATGAATTATAATTAAACACCTCATCTTATTCTCTTTAATAACTTCTTTAATTATTTTTAAAATATTAAATGCATTTGAAAGATCTAAATTACTGGTTGGTTCATCCATTACTATTATTTCAGAGTTTTGCGCTAAGGCCCTTGCAATATAAGCCCTTTGTTTTTCTCCACCGCTTAATGAACTTATTTTTCTGCCTTTATAATTTTTTAAATTAAATTTCATTATCAGTTCATCTACTATTTTTTTATCTTCCATTGTTTCATTATATTTGATATATGGAATCCTCCCTAACATAATAGTTTCATATACTGTTAAATTATTAGTTTGAGATTCTTGAGGAACGTAAGCTATTTTTCTTCTTTTTTTTACTAAATTGAGCCTCTTTAAATCTTTTCCTTTGAAAAATACTTCACCTTTTCCCTCTTTTATACCAATTATATTTTTTATAAGGGTCGTTTTACCACTTCCGTTAGATCCTAAAACACCTAATATTTCCCCTTCTTTCACCTGAAAATTTATATTTTTTATAGAAAATCCTGTTTTATAGTTGTACGATAAATTTTTTACTATCAATTTTCTTCCCCTTTTTTTAATATTAGATGTATAAGTATAGGTACTCCTACATAACTCATAATAATCCCAATAGGTATTATTAGAGGACTAAATAAAGTTCTTCCAATTGTATCGGATAATATAACTAATATTCCTCCGATCAACATAGAATAGCTTAGAAGATATTTATGATTTTCTCCTACTATTTTTTTAGATATATAAGGAGCTACTAACCCAACAAAACCTATTATCCCACTCATTGAAATAATACTCGCAGTTAAAACTAAAGACAATAAGCCTATAATCAGCCTTTCTCTTCCTACATTAACCCCTAAAGTAATTGCATAGTCATCATCACAATTACAAATTAAATTTAGTATCCAAACCTTCTTTTGAAACACCATAAATACTAAAACTAAAAAAATTAAAACAACATAAGCATTGCTCCACTCTACCCCATTAAAACTACCAAAAGTCCATTTGACTATAGAAGATAGCTTTTCCTCTGAAGCGATATATTGCAGTGTTGAAGTTAGAGCAGCAAAAAAATAATTTAAGGCTATTCCAATAATTATTATAGTTATAGATTCTATCTTGTTTCTTAGACTTAAAAAATAAATGATTAAAGCACATATCATAGTAGCCGAAAAAGCTCCTAAAATAATATATAACTCCCTCTCTCCAAATATAACTATAGACAATGCTGCTCCAAATGCTGCAGCTGATGATACTCCCAAGGTAAAAGGACTTGCCATCGGATTTCTTGTAATCACTTGCATAGACGTCCCGCAAAGACCTAGGCCCATTCCAGTTAAAACTGAAAAAATAACCCTTGGCCCTCTCAGGTAATATAAAATATTTAATTCATTTGAATCTACTTTAAAAATATTTATCCATTCATTTCCCATTGAAATCCCTAAAAATAACAGTATTAATAAAGTGATAACTGCATATACATAATTTTTTTTCATTTTCTCTTCCCATTCTATTATTTATTATTTACAATACTTGGATAAAAATGTCCTTTTATGTCTTTGAATCCTTGATATTCTTCCAACCAAACTTTAAATATTTCATCTGGATCTAAATCTGTTAAGATATCTGGATATATCCATTTTGCCATGTATACAGCTCCGATCATCTTAGAAGCTCCTCCATGTCCAAATTGTGACATTAGATATACATCATTATTTTTCACAGCCGTTATATTACTCCAAGCTTTTCTGTGTTTTATATTTTTAACTGTCTCTTCCATCTGTTCTTTAGATGGTGCTTGATAGACTCCTGTTCCTTTAATTATACTTTTCAAGCTTATATTTTTTACTATTACATCTGGATTTTTGCTAATTACAGCTTCTGAATCTACTTGAGCTACATTTACCTTTCCACCTACATTTTCAAATACATTCTCTCCTCCTGAAGCTACAATCATATTGTAGTAGTAGCTCCCTGGAAAAGATGTATAATAGTCTTTAGCATCTTCCCAATAAACAGTTCTTTTCTTTACACCTTTTAATTTTTTCTGAATATATTCTAATGGTTCATTATAATACCTTTCAAACTTCTCTGCTTGTTTTTCTTTACCAAAAATCACCCCAATATTCTTAACCTGGTTAGAAAAATCATTGGTATCATAACCAGATATTACAATTACTTTTATTCCAAAAGGAGCTAATTTTTTTTCTGCTTCTCTGTAAACACCATTAGATGGTAAAATAACTACTTCAGGTTTTAATTTTATTATTTTTTCATAGTTTAAGCTCTTTTGATTTTTACCGACTACATCTTCTATATTAAA
Encoded here:
- a CDS encoding MATE family efflux transporter, whose translation is MKRSFYKTLLILALPITIQSLILASVNMADVFMIGKLGGMQVASLGLANQIVFLMTTFIMGVNSGAAVFIAQYHGKKDYSKVKYIVSISTILSILMALCFWFISYITPEYIIGLYTKDPLVIVTASKYLKVVAWSYVASAVSFSFSILLRGLGESQLPMLTSFLSLVVNIVLNYLLIFGNYGFPELGVEGAALATSIARGVECVVVVAVIYRRRYPIAIKLKEFFSFDMVVLKLFVVTAGAVIVNDILWALGQTVYSAVYGRIGTESLAAINIENSFERLAVVGIIGFANAATVMIAHKIGQGKLEEAYSDGKKFYKVSFGLALLLAIPLGLFSSKLVGMYNVDENVLRLGKYTLIAFCISFPFKALSMTKMVGVLRGGGDTKFAMGINLIALWMVGIPGAIFAAFYLGLPIYIVYLATLAEEFVRIAIGMKRFVSKRWINKLA
- a CDS encoding alkaline phosphatase — encoded protein: MKKILSGVMFFWISVMALAAPKYVFMFIGDGLGASQRQMAEYYVQQEKGENYKLTMNQMPVVGINTTHSLDNLVTDSAAAGTALATGQKTDNGMIATLPDGREVKSSLKYAQEKGKAVGVITTTRVTHATPASFVAQNINRGNENEIAEDFIISNVDFIAGGGYRHFVSPGEDSSKRTKGNLVAELQKNGYKTFIGENSAKDLKKYKAKKNEKVFIALTPSHLPYEVDRMNNHKDQPSLADLTNKGIDVLEARNKNGFFMVVEGGRIDHASHANDVAGTVHDTLAFDEAIQVAMKFYNNHKDETLIVIAGDHETGGLGMGVGFKNIVNPTIIDNIKVSIEDTLQKKYNGNRNEYFKYISKNFDLNNLTKEEKLKITRAMDAEDENKKDNKSYGTYKPTSIAVAHIVNERAGVGFTTFDHTGSQIPLSAIGTNSESFGGFKDNTEIGDEMIKLYN
- a CDS encoding YibE/F family protein, whose translation is MRNNHIILLSFMIAMFLYFTKENILEPNEYLARVVSINNNELIQRGISKIGSQNLEIKVLSKDRKGERLKTLNRLNGSAEYDEFYEVGDKMLVRIVESNNKLIINPISLYRVPTLLFLLGIFAISLILYAKKVGFKSLLSFLAAIGMIYYHLIPRILKGSSPMMTTFIFISILTGVIVFSVAGFSKRGGVAFLGTITGLVAAFLMTQLFLDTLSFTGLTMTMSQALVAAGNFHINLVEILYSGIIISASGAAMDIAMDMAVSMEEILENSPNISKKSLIKSGFNIGNAVIGTMSTTLLLAYTGGNITMMMLLVDRGLSLNTILNSKLVAVEIAKTLIGTTSLLIVAPVTAFIAAYVYMYNPRIIAKKVVKC
- a CDS encoding ABC transporter ATP-binding protein produces the protein MIVKNLSYNYKTGFSIKNINFQVKEGEILGVLGSNGSGKTTLIKNIIGIKEGKGEVFFKGKDLKRLNLVKKRRKIAYVPQESQTNNLTVYETIMLGRIPYIKYNETMEDKKIVDELIMKFNLKNYKGRKISSLSGGEKQRAYIARALAQNSEIIVMDEPTSNLDLSNAFNILKIIKEVIKENKMRCLIIIHDLSLIGRFCDKLLLLKNGRQLHFGDKESTFKSEILENLYEVKVKVTKINDEYFISPQE
- a CDS encoding iron ABC transporter permease — its product is MKKNYVYAVITLLILLFLGISMGNEWINIFKVDSNELNILYYLRGPRVIFSVLTGMGLGLCGTSMQVITRNPMASPFTLGVSSAAAFGAALSIVIFGERELYIILGAFSATMICALIIYFLSLRNKIESITIIIIGIALNYFFAALTSTLQYIASEEKLSSIVKWTFGSFNGVEWSNAYVVLIFLVLVFMVFQKKVWILNLICNCDDDYAITLGVNVGRERLIIGLLSLVLTASIISMSGIIGFVGLVAPYISKKIVGENHKYLLSYSMLIGGILVILSDTIGRTLFSPLIIPIGIIMSYVGVPILIHLILKKGEEN
- a CDS encoding ABC transporter substrate-binding protein, producing the protein MKNRKRLFLLVMVLNFIIGTLAVANSKKLVTISDNVGRQIEILVPVERAVVTLRYNNELIRACGAIEKVIAVDMNTAQDREYWSNFNIEDVVGKNQKSLNYEKIIKLKPEVVILPSNGVYREAEKKLAPFGIKVIVISGYDTNDFSNQVKNIGVIFGKEKQAEKFERYYNEPLEYIQKKLKGVKKRTVYWEDAKDYYTSFPGSYYYNMIVASGGENVFENVGGKVNVAQVDSEAVISKNPDVIVKNISLKSIIKGTGVYQAPSKEQMEETVKNIKHRKAWSNITAVKNNDVYLMSQFGHGGASKMIGAVYMAKWIYPDILTDLDPDEIFKVWLEEYQGFKDIKGHFYPSIVNNK